The Petrotoga olearia DSM 13574 genome has a window encoding:
- a CDS encoding ABC transporter ATP-binding protein, producing the protein MSSHNTKTSNKSNKQPMGMGMGRRGGATPVEKPKNFWGSLKRLLGYLRPQLVPILFVISFAVLATIFMITAPKLMGNATNVLFEGIISKNMPENTTKEEAIQMLKLSGNDQIAEMIGPMNIVPGQGVNYNRLIQILLTLLGIYGLSALFNWLQQYLMAGVSQKSIYNLRKEVDNKLSKLPLKYFDSHSHGDILSRVTNDIDNIGRTLQQTLTQIITAFVTIIGVIVMMLTISPLLTLIALTLIPLSLIVTMFIVKRSQKQFETQWDSTGKLNGHVEETYSGHNIVKVFNRQKDVKETFDNENARLYQASFKSQFISGIIRPSIAFLNNLNYVLVSVIGGLRVANGMMTLGDVQAFIQYSRMFTQPIVQTANIINILQSTIASAERVFELLDEEDEVPDPIDPIELPEVEGRIVFENVSFSYDPKKPLIEEMNLTVQPGENVAIVGPTGAGKTTLVNLLMRFYDVTGGRITLDGIDIRQMRRSDLRKNFGMVLQDTWLFGGTIKENIAYGKEDASDEEIIQAAKAAYVDHFVRTLPHGYNTVIDEEASNLSQGQRQLITIARAFLADPKILILDEATSSVDTRTETLIQQAMEKLMRGRTSFIIAHRLSTIRDADTILVMDHGSIVETGNHEELMKNKGFYYNLYMSQFSGIDLKKQLKDSKTSEENTASVKS; encoded by the coding sequence ATGAGTTCCCATAATACAAAAACTTCTAACAAATCTAACAAACAACCTATGGGAATGGGAATGGGTAGACGAGGAGGAGCAACTCCTGTCGAAAAACCAAAAAATTTTTGGGGTTCATTAAAAAGACTACTTGGATATTTAAGACCACAATTGGTACCGATTTTGTTCGTTATTTCTTTTGCCGTCCTGGCTACGATCTTTATGATAACAGCCCCTAAGCTTATGGGAAACGCCACTAATGTGTTATTCGAAGGTATAATAAGCAAAAATATGCCTGAAAATACGACAAAAGAAGAAGCTATCCAAATGCTTAAACTCTCGGGAAATGATCAAATTGCCGAAATGATTGGACCGATGAACATAGTCCCAGGCCAAGGAGTGAATTATAACAGACTAATACAAATCTTATTAACCCTATTGGGAATTTACGGCTTATCTGCCCTGTTCAATTGGTTACAGCAATATCTGATGGCAGGTGTCTCGCAAAAATCTATCTATAACCTCAGAAAAGAAGTTGACAACAAACTATCAAAACTTCCACTTAAATATTTTGACAGTCATTCCCACGGTGATATTCTCAGTAGGGTAACCAACGATATTGATAATATAGGAAGAACGCTCCAACAAACTCTCACACAGATTATAACAGCGTTTGTTACTATAATTGGCGTGATCGTCATGATGCTAACGATAAGTCCTTTACTTACGTTAATCGCCCTGACTTTGATTCCCTTATCTCTAATTGTAACAATGTTCATTGTGAAAAGATCCCAGAAACAGTTTGAAACTCAATGGGACAGTACAGGTAAACTCAACGGTCATGTGGAGGAAACTTATTCAGGCCATAACATTGTAAAGGTTTTCAACAGACAAAAAGATGTAAAAGAAACATTCGACAATGAAAATGCTAGATTATATCAAGCAAGTTTCAAATCTCAATTCATATCAGGTATAATAAGACCTTCAATAGCTTTTCTGAACAATCTTAACTACGTACTTGTCAGTGTTATTGGTGGACTTAGAGTAGCTAACGGTATGATGACACTAGGGGATGTACAAGCATTTATACAGTATTCAAGAATGTTCACGCAACCGATAGTTCAAACAGCCAATATTATAAATATTTTACAATCAACTATCGCTTCTGCAGAAAGAGTATTTGAACTCTTAGATGAAGAAGACGAAGTTCCAGATCCAATCGATCCTATAGAATTACCTGAAGTAGAAGGAAGGATAGTCTTTGAGAATGTATCTTTCAGTTATGACCCTAAAAAACCTTTGATAGAAGAAATGAACTTAACCGTTCAACCTGGGGAAAACGTCGCGATAGTAGGACCAACAGGTGCGGGAAAAACAACACTTGTAAACCTTTTGATGAGATTTTACGATGTCACAGGTGGAAGGATTACCTTGGATGGTATTGACATTAGGCAAATGAGAAGATCGGATCTCAGAAAAAACTTTGGTATGGTGCTTCAAGACACCTGGCTATTTGGAGGCACGATAAAGGAAAATATCGCATACGGTAAAGAAGATGCATCTGATGAAGAGATCATCCAAGCTGCTAAAGCGGCGTATGTAGATCATTTCGTCAGAACCTTACCGCATGGCTACAACACAGTAATAGATGAGGAAGCCTCGAACCTATCTCAAGGTCAAAGACAATTAATAACAATCGCAAGGGCTTTCCTTGCAGATCCAAAAATTTTAATTTTGGATGAGGCAACAAGTTCTGTGGACACTCGTACAGAAACATTAATACAACAAGCTATGGAAAAACTGATGAGAGGGCGTACAAGCTTTATCATTGCTCATAGATTATCTACGATCAGAGATGCCGATACAA